In Mobula hypostoma chromosome 13, sMobHyp1.1, whole genome shotgun sequence, the following are encoded in one genomic region:
- the LOC134355903 gene encoding polymeric immunoglobulin receptor-like isoform X3, translating into MVVRAGVGETVTVRCSPAEKRGTIVLCKTNYQRKCNTVVDTEKYSYHPRISIRIHTGSIVVTTRQLMESDSGIYWCGRINGRYIDVSDIVMLKVTAAGSWTADNTTVKGVMQTATSLHCHYDHRFKSYEKFLCKVTSVNRCSVIASSEYSSRNPAIIINTSTEFAVTIKHTNEGDKGEYWCGATNKVNFEIVQIKMLEISEETPENSKDNKSSGPQIWYILLPLLLGLLVLLLIVLLIKKRRRPQKIVTPANTNRTPETSTTAKFEKEAEDTVTYSAVTIQPSAQTEGSSTIYSNMKDLEEQNGDVKIHSSESVEYSALLFRS; encoded by the exons ATGGTGGTACGAGCAGGAGTGGGAGAAACGGTCACAGTGCGATGTTCACCTGCAGAGAAACGGGGAACCATAGTTTTGTGTAAAACAAACTATCAAAGGAAATGCAATACAGTAGTGGATACAGAGAAATACAGTTACCATCCAAGAATATCAATCAGAATACACACAGGATCTATTGTTGTAACCACAAGACAACTTATGGAGAGTGATTCAGGGATATACTGGTGTGGACGTATAAACGGAAGATATATTGACGTATCAGACATTGTAATGCTGAAGGTTACCGCAG CAGGTTCATGGACAGCAGACAATACCACGGTGAAGGGTGTGATGCAAACTGCCACCAGCCTACACTGCCACTATGACCACCGATTTAAATCATATGAGAAATTCTTGTGTAAAGTAACCTCTGTAAATAGGTGCAGTGTGATAGCCAGCTCTGAATACAGCAGCAGAAACCCAGCAATCATCATAAACACTTCCACTGAATTTGCTGTCACCATAAAGCATACCAACGAAGGAGATAAAGGAGAGTACTGGTGTGGAGCAACAAACAAGGTTAACTTTGAGATTGTGCAGATTAAAATGCTGGAGATTTCTGAAG AAACACCAGAAAATTCTAAGGACAACAAAAG CAGCGGCCCACAGATATGGTACATTTTGCTTCCACTTCTGTTGGGACTATTGGTCTTACTTCTGATAGTTCTACTTATAAAGAAAAGGAGAAGACCTCAGAAAATAGTCACTCCTGCAA atACTAACAGGACCCCAGAAACTTCTACTACAGCCAAG TTTGAAAAAGAAGCTGAAGATACTGTTACCTATTCTGCTGTCACCATTCAGCCTTCTGCTCAGACCGAAGGAAGTTCGACAATTTATTCCAATATGAAGGATCTGGAAGAACAAAATGGAGACGTCAAGATCCATTCATCAGAATCAGTAGAATATTCTGCCCTGTTATTTAGATCCTAG
- the LOC134355903 gene encoding polymeric immunoglobulin receptor-like isoform X2, with protein sequence MLFAALLLLSVISKSLTRHHTMVVRAGVGETVTVRCSPAEKRGTIVLCKTNYQRKCNTVVDTEKYSYHPRISIRIHTGSIVVTTRQLMESDSGIYWCGRINGRYIDVSDIVMLKVTAAGSWTADNTTVKGVMQTATSLHCHYDHRFKSYEKFLCKVTSVNRCSVIASSEYSSRNPAIIINTSTEFAVTIKHTNEGDKGEYWCGATNKVNFEIVQIKMLEISEETPENSKDNKSGPQIWYILLPLLLGLLVLLLIVLLIKKRRRPQKIVTPANTNRTPETSTTAKFEKEAEDTVTYSAVTIQPSAQTEGSSTIYSNMKDLEEQNGDVKIHSSESVEYSALLFRS encoded by the exons ATGCTGTTTGCTGCTCTGCTATTGCTCTCTGTCATCTCAA AATCGTTGACACGACATCACACAATGGTGGTACGAGCAGGAGTGGGAGAAACGGTCACAGTGCGATGTTCACCTGCAGAGAAACGGGGAACCATAGTTTTGTGTAAAACAAACTATCAAAGGAAATGCAATACAGTAGTGGATACAGAGAAATACAGTTACCATCCAAGAATATCAATCAGAATACACACAGGATCTATTGTTGTAACCACAAGACAACTTATGGAGAGTGATTCAGGGATATACTGGTGTGGACGTATAAACGGAAGATATATTGACGTATCAGACATTGTAATGCTGAAGGTTACCGCAG CAGGTTCATGGACAGCAGACAATACCACGGTGAAGGGTGTGATGCAAACTGCCACCAGCCTACACTGCCACTATGACCACCGATTTAAATCATATGAGAAATTCTTGTGTAAAGTAACCTCTGTAAATAGGTGCAGTGTGATAGCCAGCTCTGAATACAGCAGCAGAAACCCAGCAATCATCATAAACACTTCCACTGAATTTGCTGTCACCATAAAGCATACCAACGAAGGAGATAAAGGAGAGTACTGGTGTGGAGCAACAAACAAGGTTAACTTTGAGATTGTGCAGATTAAAATGCTGGAGATTTCTGAAG AAACACCAGAAAATTCTAAGGACAACAAAAG CGGCCCACAGATATGGTACATTTTGCTTCCACTTCTGTTGGGACTATTGGTCTTACTTCTGATAGTTCTACTTATAAAGAAAAGGAGAAGACCTCAGAAAATAGTCACTCCTGCAA atACTAACAGGACCCCAGAAACTTCTACTACAGCCAAG TTTGAAAAAGAAGCTGAAGATACTGTTACCTATTCTGCTGTCACCATTCAGCCTTCTGCTCAGACCGAAGGAAGTTCGACAATTTATTCCAATATGAAGGATCTGGAAGAACAAAATGGAGACGTCAAGATCCATTCATCAGAATCAGTAGAATATTCTGCCCTGTTATTTAGATCCTAG
- the LOC134355903 gene encoding polymeric immunoglobulin receptor-like isoform X1, producing MLFAALLLLSVISKSLTRHHTMVVRAGVGETVTVRCSPAEKRGTIVLCKTNYQRKCNTVVDTEKYSYHPRISIRIHTGSIVVTTRQLMESDSGIYWCGRINGRYIDVSDIVMLKVTAAGSWTADNTTVKGVMQTATSLHCHYDHRFKSYEKFLCKVTSVNRCSVIASSEYSSRNPAIIINTSTEFAVTIKHTNEGDKGEYWCGATNKVNFEIVQIKMLEISEETPENSKDNKSSGPQIWYILLPLLLGLLVLLLIVLLIKKRRRPQKIVTPANTNRTPETSTTAKFEKEAEDTVTYSAVTIQPSAQTEGSSTIYSNMKDLEEQNGDVKIHSSESVEYSALLFRS from the exons ATGCTGTTTGCTGCTCTGCTATTGCTCTCTGTCATCTCAA AATCGTTGACACGACATCACACAATGGTGGTACGAGCAGGAGTGGGAGAAACGGTCACAGTGCGATGTTCACCTGCAGAGAAACGGGGAACCATAGTTTTGTGTAAAACAAACTATCAAAGGAAATGCAATACAGTAGTGGATACAGAGAAATACAGTTACCATCCAAGAATATCAATCAGAATACACACAGGATCTATTGTTGTAACCACAAGACAACTTATGGAGAGTGATTCAGGGATATACTGGTGTGGACGTATAAACGGAAGATATATTGACGTATCAGACATTGTAATGCTGAAGGTTACCGCAG CAGGTTCATGGACAGCAGACAATACCACGGTGAAGGGTGTGATGCAAACTGCCACCAGCCTACACTGCCACTATGACCACCGATTTAAATCATATGAGAAATTCTTGTGTAAAGTAACCTCTGTAAATAGGTGCAGTGTGATAGCCAGCTCTGAATACAGCAGCAGAAACCCAGCAATCATCATAAACACTTCCACTGAATTTGCTGTCACCATAAAGCATACCAACGAAGGAGATAAAGGAGAGTACTGGTGTGGAGCAACAAACAAGGTTAACTTTGAGATTGTGCAGATTAAAATGCTGGAGATTTCTGAAG AAACACCAGAAAATTCTAAGGACAACAAAAG CAGCGGCCCACAGATATGGTACATTTTGCTTCCACTTCTGTTGGGACTATTGGTCTTACTTCTGATAGTTCTACTTATAAAGAAAAGGAGAAGACCTCAGAAAATAGTCACTCCTGCAA atACTAACAGGACCCCAGAAACTTCTACTACAGCCAAG TTTGAAAAAGAAGCTGAAGATACTGTTACCTATTCTGCTGTCACCATTCAGCCTTCTGCTCAGACCGAAGGAAGTTCGACAATTTATTCCAATATGAAGGATCTGGAAGAACAAAATGGAGACGTCAAGATCCATTCATCAGAATCAGTAGAATATTCTGCCCTGTTATTTAGATCCTAG
- the LOC134355903 gene encoding polymeric immunoglobulin receptor-like isoform X4, which produces MLFAALLLLSVISKSLTRHHTMVVRAGVGETVTVRCSPAEKRGTIVLCKTNYQRKCNTVVDTEKYSYHPRISIRIHTGSIVVTTRQLMESDSGIYWCGRINGRYIDVSDIVMLKVTAAGSWTADNTTVKGVMQTATSLHCHYDHRFKSYEKFLCKVTSVNRCSVIASSEYSSRNPAIIINTSTEFAVTIKHTNEGDKGEYWCGATNKVNFEIVQIKMLEISEETPENSKDNKSSGPQIWYILLPLLLGLLVLLLIVLLIKKRRRPQKIVTPANAGYRDPKAAPERCDGSWIHSSQHWYRKRAQYVKRPMAEG; this is translated from the exons ATGCTGTTTGCTGCTCTGCTATTGCTCTCTGTCATCTCAA AATCGTTGACACGACATCACACAATGGTGGTACGAGCAGGAGTGGGAGAAACGGTCACAGTGCGATGTTCACCTGCAGAGAAACGGGGAACCATAGTTTTGTGTAAAACAAACTATCAAAGGAAATGCAATACAGTAGTGGATACAGAGAAATACAGTTACCATCCAAGAATATCAATCAGAATACACACAGGATCTATTGTTGTAACCACAAGACAACTTATGGAGAGTGATTCAGGGATATACTGGTGTGGACGTATAAACGGAAGATATATTGACGTATCAGACATTGTAATGCTGAAGGTTACCGCAG CAGGTTCATGGACAGCAGACAATACCACGGTGAAGGGTGTGATGCAAACTGCCACCAGCCTACACTGCCACTATGACCACCGATTTAAATCATATGAGAAATTCTTGTGTAAAGTAACCTCTGTAAATAGGTGCAGTGTGATAGCCAGCTCTGAATACAGCAGCAGAAACCCAGCAATCATCATAAACACTTCCACTGAATTTGCTGTCACCATAAAGCATACCAACGAAGGAGATAAAGGAGAGTACTGGTGTGGAGCAACAAACAAGGTTAACTTTGAGATTGTGCAGATTAAAATGCTGGAGATTTCTGAAG AAACACCAGAAAATTCTAAGGACAACAAAAG CAGCGGCCCACAGATATGGTACATTTTGCTTCCACTTCTGTTGGGACTATTGGTCTTACTTCTGATAGTTCTACTTATAAAGAAAAGGAGAAGACCTCAGAAAATAGTCACTCCTGCAA ATGCTGGCTATCGTGATCCTAAGGCTGCACCTGAAAGGTGCGATGGATCTTGGATTCACAGCAGCCAACATTGGTACAGAAAACGTGCACAGTATGTTAAGAGGCCAATGGCGGAAGGCTAA